The genomic stretch CTTGTTAGACATGCAGAATCTCAAGTCCCACCCGAGCCCTAGGCGCCCAGGGGATGTGTGTGCACGTGAAGCCTGGAGGGAGGAGAGCTTTGTTAGAAGTTAATGACGTTGCCATTTTATTATGTCTTATTTTAGTTAAAAAGGTAGAGCTTTTAAAAGCCTTGAGATATAACTATCTTTACCCTTCACTTTCAGCCCCCAATtagttttctgctttattttaatttttctgataaaGTGGCAATTTTTAGGAACAAGCTGAGGTTTGGAAGTGAGGCAATTCAGGTGGTTAAGGACCTGGGAGCAGGCATCTTCTTGCCCCAGCTGTTAGGTGGCGCCTCTGGCCCAGGTGGCCTCCAGGACAGCAGCTGGGGGTAGTGCTTTGGTGAGGAGCACCTGGCCGTGGGCAGCTCTTGGTGGTTCTTGAGTCAAGTATTTATAACTCAGAGTGCATCTAATTAGATTTGGGATCTGGTGCTGATTAAAGCCAACTTTAAGATTTCAACTTTGCTGTGTCAATGGCCACAGGCTAAAAACTGTGACTAGGAACTGCTGAGATAGTTGAATCATTTAATTTGGGATAATTATACCTTCCGATAAGTGATGAATTCCACGACTTAGTGCTTGTGTACAAGAAAAACACGCCTTCCTTTCTGCGAATATGTGATCTGCATAGTGTTTGAGGCTGAATCATATCTTGGAAGAAATGGTGTTGGCTTCAGGCTGTATCTTCTTCTGGTAGAAATGGCCTTGGTTTAGGAAGAGTTCGCACAAAGGCCTAATAGTCATGCAAGTTGTGTGTATGAGATCCTCTGACACCGAAACTGGGACGCCTAATCAcgagtgttttcttctttttggcaGGTTTGCGTTTCCTCACTGCCTTGTCTTGAAGACAACGATGCCAAAGAAAGTGAAGCCTGCAGGGGATGGGAAGGAAGAGGGGCCTGTTCCCTGTAAGCAGGTGAAGCTGGAGGCAGCTGGTGGGCCTTCCCCTTTGAACCTTGACAGTCCCAGTGGCCTCTTTGAAAGTTTAATCTCGCCCGTCAAGACAGAGACTTTTTTCAAGGAATTCTGGGAGCAGAAGCCCCTTCTTATCCAGAGAGATGACCCTGTGCTGGCCACATATTACCGGTCCCTGTTCAGGCTCTCAGATCTGAAGAGTCTGTGCAGCCGGGGTATGTACTATGGAAGAGACGTAAATGTCTGCCGGTGTGTCAATGGGAAGAAGAAGGTTTTAAATAAAGACGGCAAAGTGCACTTTCTTCAGCTGAGAAAAGATTTTGATCAGAAAAGGGCAACAATTCAGTTTCACCAACCTCAGAGATTTAAGGTAACAGGTTCTCCCCAGTGCAGAATCCTGGTGTGTATTAAAGTGCTACCATTTGGCCACAGATCAGCTCGGGGGTAAATCTGTTTTGATGATGATTAGGCTGCTGCCAGTTTGAGAAGAGGTAGCACCTGTTTGGTCTTCAAATGCATTACAACTTCAGTGACTCTATGTTCCCTTTTGGCTAAACTGTTAGAATCTGCAACAACTCAGGCTGGACGTGGTGAGGTGCAAAAACTAAATTATACTTCAGGTTTATAAAGTTTGTTAAAGTGACGTTACACCTCCAGGAGCATTTCCGTGGGCTGGTTTATGTTTTGACACATGGTAGACATTTCTGTTTGGCTTGTCCCTTCACTGTAACTTAAGGCATGATAGTGTCAAGGtgatcattttttccttaaagttgCCTCCCTCTACTGCCTACATCTACCTAAGTAGAGACTTCTGAGCAGTGACCAGACCACATAGGCACCAGAGGCACGTTTAAGAAAGAGACTTCACCCTTATTAACAGTAGCCCGCCTGGCACTGAGGGGCAGGGTCCTGGAACTGCTGCTGGGGGGGCATTCGCAGGTGGAGGGTAGGTTGGATTTGCAAGTCGGGAAGACTGGCTaaccttttatttattctgcGTCAGTGGTTGACATTTGAGAAATAATTTGCCTCCTCTGTGCTCAGTTTCTGTGTTTATAAAATGTAGACTTAGGATGAGCTAATCTGCTCTTAGAGGCATGAGATCTTTATGTGACAGGTGGCCCAGAACAGTTGAGGGCCCATTCTGAGTTTTAGATAAAGTTTATCCCCATTCAGAAATGCCCTTCTGTGACCCATGGCTGAATCAAAATGTCAGCTTAGGAGGAGGAGAGCAGCACGTGAAGTTCCGCACTGACCGGGTGGCTTCTGGCTGTGTGGTGGCTCCTAGGACTTTGTCATCAATTACCAGTAATGCTTCTCACGACGGAACTCAAGTTGCCCTGTTAGATCCATTAGGCCTCTCTCATCTGTTGAATGCCTTTCCCTTTCTTGTCTGCAGGATCCTGAACCTATTTGTACTCTGGATAAAGTACAAGTACTCTTAGACTTTTCAGTACAAGCACTCATTCCAAAGGAGTGAGGCAATCATGAGCAGTTGAAATGTCCTTCGAATGCCAGCCTTTGTCCCTAGCACCCAAAAGGAATTTATAAATCACTTGCAGACCAAGTCATGATGTGTATTCAGAAAATATGGACACCGAGGTACTTCCCTCTGAGCTTGTCCTTGACTCTTTACTTAGCTAGAAgcagcacttttttttaaaagagtggtTTTTAGACACCTAAGAAGTATGAATAGAAAAGATCACTGATGTTGATTATGTAATTTGTTCACAGACCAGCAGAAAGTTATTGTTTGGCATATGTGTGGTGTCCTCTGTGGCTGTCATTTTTGTGCTGTAGAATCATCTTGGGCTCTTCTCTGCTCGTCTGCTTAAGTGCTGCATGTTCCTCTTCCCCAGTTTCAAGTGGCCAAGACTGTGTTTCCTTTGCCCTGTTGACTCAGCTCTCTAGCCATGTTTATTAAAGCAGGAAGGATGAGCTTTCCCATCTCAACGCAGCCCCCGGGCTAGACTAGGATGCAtcctgttttgcttgttttttccaCCACCAGGACTTGAGAAATCTGTTAGGCCTCAGGAGCTCACCCTCTTACACTAGAAGCCGGGTTCCAAGTATTATATTGTGACCAGATttagtgttgtgtgtgtgtttactaaTGGATATGTCGGTATCAGGGTAGAGAAAGTATAGAGGCAGTTCCTCATTGGCCAGATTGAGAGAGTATCAGAGTGAACAGTCAGCCCTTTCTTTATCAGGTCACACTGTGTGCACAGTTTATTATTCTAGTTTGTCTGGAAATGAGTAAGGAGGTAACCAGAGAGTGGTGGGTTGTTCCCCATCTGCTTTGGGTAATCCGTGTATCAGGAGTCCAGATGAGTTTACCGGATATTTACATGTGTTCACTTTTGAACCCTCCAACAGACATTTGAAATAATTGGGGCAATCACTGTGGTCTCCATTTTACATGGAAAAAACGAGTTCACAGATGTGACTTTTCCATAGCTACTAAGTAAGGACTTCTGATTCCAAAATTAAAGCATTTTCCTAACCATATATCTAAAGATATTAATTGAAATGTAGTAGGGCTTTGGGCATGTTTGCTTTCACCTTTAGGTGTGAGTGTGGGCTTCCGGTCTTAGCTGTTGTGTTCAGCTGAGCCTGCAGATAGGTCAGTGGAGAGAGGAGGagcctcctctttccctttccctttcccattGTTCTGGGGTCCTCCTTGGCATCTCCAGACATAGTTGGGAGTCACGAGTCAAAGGAGACAGATTTCAGGAGCTTTGTTTGTGCCAAAGTCAGCACTGGTGAAGCTGTAACAGTTGTACACTTCTTTGCAATGTAAATAGGCTTTGAGATAAATATGCTGTTTCCCACAGTCTTAGGGTGGGAGTCTTCCTTTGCAAATAAAGAAGCTGACTTGTACCTACAACTTGGTCGGTGGTGATTTGACTCCAGATCCCTTTCTAGTGGGCCACACTGGGCAGATTGAGAAGCTAAAGGTTCTATTTCCAGGAGAGAtagaaaaattgtacaaatgATGGGGttttcagtaactttttttttttaattaatttattttattttatttttggctgtgttgggtctttgttgctgcgcgcgggctttctctagttgcggcgagcaggggctactcttcattgtggtgagcaggcttctcatcgtggtggcttctcttattgtggagcatgggctgtaggcgcacgggcttcagtagttgtggctcgcgggctctagagtgcaggctcagtagttgtggcgcacgggcttcattgctccgcggcatgtgggtcttcccggaccagggctcgaacccgtgtcccctgcattggcaggcagattcttaaccactgcgccacgagggaagcccttcagTAACTTTTCAGACGAAAAGAGACATGTACTCCTCAATTACAGACCCAGAAGCTTGAGTTGGGGGCCATAAAGTCACCCATATGGTCCTGAGACACCTCTCAGGCcatcagagacagagaaagagcaagagagaaacTGGTTCTAGTTACTGTATAAATGTAATTACAGGGCCAGGTCCTGCTGGCCCCTCCCAGGTATAAATTAGGCAGCTTGGGAGATCTCTTAACTCTCGGGAGCTATTCAGATGCCATAAAATCATCCTTCCTGTGTTGCCTGAGATGTGTAAGTAGAGAAGCTCAGTGGTCTATACTGAAGATGTCTCCCAAAGCTTTTTTCATGCTGACCCAATTCTTTCCCACTTGGCATTTTTAatactgtagttttttttgtttttttttttggtgtttttcagTCCAGTGGTAGGATTGACTCCCAAGCTGTGGTCACTGGTTTACTCAGCAGATACTTTCGATGTTTCAATGTCTCGTGTGTGGCAGGCACTGTACATGCATGTGCTTGAAGGGGCTCTGCAGTGTTCTTTGTAGGTGACTTCTTTAAGGTAGTTCCTTAGGGGGGCAATATAGAGTCATGGTTAAAGGTGTGGGCTCCGGAGCCAGGCTgcatggatttgaatcctggctccatcattCATTGGCTGTGTGTTCTCGTGCCCGTTTCCTCATTGGCATTTCCTCATTGGTAGGACCCACCCTATGAGACGGGGTGGCGGGGAGGGTTGTACAACTGAAGTAGGTAAAAGCACTtggaaacagtgcctggcacataggaagtgcCGATACCTACGTGGCCTAACTGCTGCCTCTCCTCTCTCACCTGCCTCGGGACAGTCAGGTTTCTACCTTGCAGGGATGTGTGGCTCCTCTCTAGGCCCCTCAGTTCGACTTAGGCCCTGAAGAGCTGATTAGCGACTGGAGAAAGGGAGCATTCCTCGACCCTGTTTACCCCTTCGCTGTCTTGTACCCCCTTCCTAGGTAGTCATTTCTGCTTCCATTGCTCTGAGTACCCTTTTGTGCAGGCAGTTCCCAGATGTAACCCCTAGCTCTTCGTCTTGCCAGAACTTCAGACTTAGCCAGGCAGCACATGGGGGTCTTAGCAGCTCACACTTAACACTGCTAATGTacggcttttcttttcttccccctgaATGCTTGTTCTTTAGCAGATCTTTCCCATTTCAGTGGAACTGGGAGCTGACTAACTGCCTCAGTCAAAAACCCAAGAATGTTTCTCTGATTTATTCTCCCCGCTCCCATACCCCAGCCATCAGCATGTCCCGTCAGTGCTGCTTTCTGAGCGCATCTCGACTTTTCTACTTCTCTCTCCCTTGCCCACCACCCTGGTCACTCCCAGCCTACGCTGCTGCCTTCGTAGCTTCCCCACGGCTCTCTCTTGCTTTTCTACAATCAATTCCCCACACCGCAGCCCGAGTGAGCTTTTATAAGTGTGCATTGGATCCTGTCCTTGTCCTGCTTAAGATCCTATGACtccctgttgcctgcctctccagTCTCGTCTGCTGCTGCCTCTTCTCTGTGCTGTTCTGCACGAGGACGGAAGGGTCCTGAGGACAGAGGCGCTGGCTTGGGCACCGTTGAATTCCAGGTGTCTGGAACATAATAGCTGTGTGATAAAGACTTGCTGAGCGCATAAGAACATATTCCTtgtttctaatgtatttttcacctctttcccctccatctttttttttttttttttaaaggatgagcTTTGGAGGATCCAGGAGAAGCTGGAGTGCTACTTTGGCTCGTTGGTTGGCTCGAATGTATACATAACCCCTGCGGGTTCTCAGGGCCTGCCGCCCCATTATGATGACGTAGAGGTGAGGGGGGAGGAAACTGCTCGGCTCCGGGAGGACGAGTTGCTGCCAGCCCGGGTTAGTGGGTTGTCAGGGTTCAGTTCAGCTCTCGGGCCGGGTCTCTGCCAACTCTTCCTGTGCGGGCTCTGCAGAGCTTGACCTCAGTCACCGGGATGTTGGGCCAAAATTAATCCCAACAAACTGGTTTCCTGCTCCTTCAGAAAGGGGAGATTGTTTATTTACTAATATAAAGAGCCACACATTCCTCCGAAATAGgtgttttttgaattttctacagAAAAGTGTGATtggctttttctttaatattataatGTATGGTCTTTAATAAGGTGAGGTCTTAAGTAATTCTTACATCTgctttcttttgtcctttttctgtAGCTaccaaaagtatatattttttccatttgtgaaGATCTTGGGGCAGCTTGAATGAAGGTCATGGTTTCACTTAAGCGCTGGCGCCTTGACAAGTGTTGATTTCATTCTCATGTGGCTGCCAAAAAGAGTTAACCCTTTGGCTTAGgtatttcatagttttatttttgtaccAAGACAATGTGTGAACACAGAGTTATTAGTAAAaaacctctttttttccccctcctttgaGAGCAATTTGATATCAATACtgtttccaaaaaaattaaaaaaaaatatttctaatagggcttccctggtggcacagtggttaagaatccacctgccaatgtaggggacaagggtttgagccctggtctgggaagatcccacatgccgcggagcagctaagcccgcgagccacaactactgagcccacgtgccgcaactactgagcccacgtgctgcaactactgaaccccacaCACCTattgcctgtgctccgcaacaggagaagccaccgcaataagcctgcgcaccacaacgaagagtggccccagcttgctgcaactagagaaagctcgcgtgcagcagtgaagacccaacgcagccaaaaataaataaataaaataaataaatttaaaaatatatatttctaacagaactttaaaatatctttggttgaatgaagaataaaaaaacttGACATTTTCCTATGTGCCAAGGATTGTATTCAGGATTTTAGACACTCAGTAATATCCGAAGCTTGGCTTTTCCGTCAGAGATTATGGGCTTTCAGCTGCCTGATGGAAgatttaaaagaatgagatagTGGGATAGATACTGGACTATAAAGAACTCAGCGAGGCTTTCATGAAAGTGAAAAGAATGACTAGCCCTCCAGTGTCAGACTTCACGATTACctgtttttaaaagtgaataCCAGTAGTGGCAACTTTAAGTGTATAGTGAAatgtatctgttttcttttatttttatttttttatctgaaatttgTGATTCATCTAAGCCCTGAGAGGGCTAACACTCTAGAAGCACTTTGCCTCATGAGTTGTCTGGAGGCTCTCTGACACTCCGGGGTCCTGTGCTTCCTGTAGGTTTTCATCCTGCAGCTGGAGGGAGAGAAACACTGGCGCCTGTACCACCCGACGGTGCCCCTGGCGCGGGAGTATAGCTTGGAGGCTGAGGACAGGATCGGGAGGCCAGCACACGAGTTCACATTGAAGGTACGGGCCTGCTTTCGTGGGTGCCTTTCCTGACACAGGTTTGGTTTGAGGTTTGTGTAATGGTCCCCGGCAAACGTACCCAAGAGGCTGGGGGCAAGTGGCTCTCATTCCAGCTAGCCAGcacagggtggggcgggggggcttCTTAAAGGACATTTGGTAGTTTTTAGCTGCGGAAGTGAGCTGAGGAAATGTTAAGTTCATTTTCCAAATCACCTGTCTCCAACTATAATCCAAGTGCAACAGGAATGAATTATGAATTCAGTAACCACTGACTTCTCTAGAGCAAAAGTGGAAGGCATGGCCAGTGGTCACCGCTGGGTCGTAGGCTGCTTGAGCAGAGCACGGCCAGGGACCCAGtagttttttttggtaaaattccAGTCTGACCCCTTTTCCTCCTGATTGTGCAGTAGACTCTCTGCGCTCCCTTCCCCCTGCATATAGTACCCAGAAGAATAGTCAGCACGAAAGCCCTTGAGGAGGCTTTCCCCAGGAAGCCAGGTGGCTCGAGCATGTGCTGGTTCGCTGGCATCTTGCTGCTGAGAAAGTGTGTCTTTGAGCAGTTAGCTGGATGGGATCATAGCCAATCCCCAGCAGGTGGGGTTGTTGAGGAAAAAATCTTGGATAAGAATAGCTGCATAATTAAATTTTATACCTTTTCCtacaaaacttaaaatttaatttccttcagtGGTAATAAGAAAATAGGTAATTTAAACCATACCGAAGATTCTAACCAAACTTGCATATGGttattgtttttgtatttcttgtGTCTTGACGTTATGCCTAGTATCTAATTCCTACTCAGGGCCTCATAGCTCTTTCTTGATTTTAAGATCTTTGCCTGCCTGCCATAACTGGGAGAAACAATCTCCCTTTTTAGGATGGGTGCCTGTGTTATAGGGGACTTGAATAAATACAACAATAAAGGTAccgttcttcatttttttttttttatgctcttGGTCAGcaatcagcaaactatggcccatagGCCAGAAGTCTGGCCTGCTGCCCGATTTTCTATATAAAGTTTATGgaaacacagccacactcattccTTATGTACTGTCTAGGGCAGAGTCAGCTAGTTGCCACAGGGACCATGTGGCTCACAAACCACAGATATTTACTGTCCGGCCCTTTACAGAGAGAGTTTGCCAGCCCTGCTCttggctgattatttttaagccaAAGACTAAGCTGTCCATGGTCTCTGAGGCCAGGGCTGAGTTACCCAGACTGACATCTGGCTACTTGCCCTGCCCGAGTGGGTCGGGCTTCATGGTGGTCATAGAGGGCATGGGACTTGCAGGAGACGGAGCATTGCACGCTGCTCATGCCCATCCTGGTCCCAGCTCACTATGAGAAGCCCTGAGTCTCCTGGAAGGAGAAAGACAGCATTGTGTCCTGTGGGGATTTTCAAGTTGTATGTCTATTGAGTTTTTAATCAGTGGAATTCTTCAAATGAAATCTTGCATAAATGCCCAGTGTGTGAAATCGAAGATCTGAGTCGctctgggtgggggtgggcttgGGGGCTACGATGAGCGGTCTGGAGCCCTCCTCACCCCTCTTCCTTCCTACCCAAGTGGCAGCCTGACTTGTACGTCTGCCAAACCTGAGGTCTTGGGGTGAAGACCACCCCTATAATGGATAGACATCTCTGTGGCTTGGGGATCTGacaaacctgggtttgaattcagcTGCTGTCACTTAACGAGCTgcatgtccttgggcaagttattgatctctgtctcagtttcttctttgttaAAATGGAGATCATAATGTTTATCTTGTAGGttgtaaagatttaaaaatattactttgatGCTGCCTTTACAGTGAAATTCCATGGAAGTGATGGCTATATGTCAGTGTATTGCTGCCTATCAAATTAGCACAAACTCtatggcttgaaacaacacaaatttattatcttgtaGTTCTGCAGTTCAGAGGTCCAAAAGGGGTTTCACgtggctgaaatcaaggtgtcaatagGACTGTGTTCGTtccggaggctctaggggaaaatttGTGTCCTTGCCCTTTACAGCTTCTGGAGGCTGCTCACATCTCTTGGCTCACGGCCCCTCCCTCCGACATCAAAGCCAGCAACATGGAGCTTGGTCTTTCTCATGCTGCCCtctctctggttctctcttcCAATAccctcttccacttttttttttttttttttttttgtacgcgggactctcactgtcgtggcctctcccgttgcggagcacaggctccggacgcgcaggctcagcggctatggctcacgggcccagccgctccgcagcatgtgggatcttcctggaccgggacacgaacccacgtccccctgcatcggcaggcggactctcaaccactgcgccaccagggaagccctaccctcttccacttttaagtatccttgtgattacattgggcctgcctggataatccagaataatcccCCGTCAGCAGCCTTAATTCCCCTTGTCCGTGTAACCTAAGTATTCACAGATGCCAGGTATTAGGGTGTAGACATTTTTGGAGACCCTGCTATAATGGCCTGTCTTCATTTCCTCGACTCTCCCACTGTTGGGCACCTTTCTAGCAGGGTTTCTTCCTCATTGTTCCTCTAGAAATATTCTCAAGGGTGCCTCCACGTTGTCAGGTACAGCGGTCAACTCCTAGTCCCCTCTTAGTCTGCCTGTCGTCAGCATTTGACACAGTGGGTCACTTCCACCCTGTCCACTGGCTTCCGGCATGCAACCTTCTCTTGGTTCTCTCTCCACCTTCCTGACTGTCCTATTCATTCTCCTTCGCTGTTTTGTCCTCAGTCTTCCTACTTCTCTAATTTGGGGTACAGGGCTCATTTCCTGGACTTCTTTGATCAGTCAGGATCCCCTCCCAAGGTTTCAAATACCCTCTACACTGATGtattttaaatgctgttttaGATCTCTAGCCCACATCTCTAAACTCTAGACTCATAATCCAGCTGCCCACTTAATGTCTTCCCTGGAAATGTAAAAGATACCACAAATTTAATATTCCCCAACCCAAAATCCCATGTCCTACCCTGTCCCCAACCTCCTTCTCCCTGCAGATGTGTCACTCTTCTTCTACTTGTTTGGGGCAAAATCCTTGGACATAGATTTATACAGAAGCCTCCTACCTAGTGTCCCCTTTGCAGACGTTTCTGACATAACAACCATGATGATCCTTTTGTGATCCCTGAACCCTTTGCCCAGACCTCTACTGTCTTTCCGTTAAAcccagaataaaagccaaagtcctttttttaaaaaataaccaatgCTTTATTACTTAAATGGAAAATTGATAGCATAGTAAGTTTTAATGATCTAATTAAtggaaaattataataaaatttctttaaaatatttttcaacatcCTAGTGTACCACCATATTCATTACCATTGTGTATATTTTCAAAGGCATTAATACCAATGGAATaattaaagacaatgaaaatggAACTCATTTATACCCAATCCTCCTTTTCTCAAGGCTTTATGCTGCTTGCTGGTTTATGTAGCCTTTGGATTGAagccagaaatattttttttcttggttaaaaaAATTAGCTTTTCTAGTTCTTTCAGAATAAACAGAAACAGGACAGTGGTATGTCAAATGGCTAATTGTCTTATCATTATAAAAAAGCCGAAGTCCTTAAAATGGTCTAGAAGGCCCTGTAACCTGGCCCCTCTGCTGCCTGCTCACTGCACCTCCCATCACTCCCACCCTCACTCACTACCTTCCTGACACACTGGCCTAACAGATGCCCCTCAACCTGCCAGGCACGTTCcaacctcaggacctttgcacttgctcttccctcctcctggaaTCCTTTCTCCCCAGGTCGTTGCATGGCTGGCTTGCTCGTTTCCTGAAGTCTCTACTGAAATGTCACCTTAGCAGAGTCAGGTTTAATGGACCATCCTGGGTCAAATAGCCCCTCTAATCCCAGacaccccccgccaccccccactTCCATCAACAtcattcctctcctcctccttctgctttttttgtcttctttgcatTCGCCATCACTTGACATTACTTATTTGCTGCTTTATTTTATCCTTCTTGCCCCACTAGAATGTCTTCATTGTCTAGTGTACCTTCTCCCTTCtcaaatgtttttctcttctggaatGTGCTCCATCAGGGCAGGTCTTTGTTTCGTTCAGTGCTCTCTCCCCCGGTGCCTAGCACAGGTCCCTGGCgtgggtggtgggcagggaaggGTTAATCAGGTGTTTGtgggatggataaatgaatggatggatgaagtaTGTACGTGAGGGCCTCAGTCACAGGGCTGGCCCACAGACTCTCACAAATGATACCTGTAATTATGAGTAATGCATTTGTTTACTGGAAGTACTAGTTTCCCTGTCAGATTGGTGTTATCCAGGGCAAGATAGCTCTTATGAGTACATATATAATTACTTATGTATGTACTTAACATTAAAAAGAGAAGTTTTTTTAATCTGATATTTCTTGAGCTCTTTCTCCAgggcccatgctcttaaccagtGAGACAAGGCTTCGCAGGGCTGCAGAGAGCAGATAAGCGACTCCCAAGATTCCCTCTCCTCTGCTCAGGCAACTGCTGTATACAGAATGTTCTTCTGGTTGGGATTAGGGAGGAGGAAGCTCCAGGGCAGTAgtgatttggggaaaatatttctGTTCCGTGGCTTGGGAAAGAAATAGGACAGGGTGGAGGAGGCTCACCTGCCCGAGAAGGGACTGATCTTTAGTTACGTATCGTGTTTAGGTTCAAATGAAGGGTCACAGGGTTTTTCATCCATTCTTCCAGACATCTTTTGAGCCTCTGGTGTGTGCTGAATGCTTAGGTGGTTTAGGCCCTGGGGATACAAGATGGATCTGGACCCTGCTTGGAAGAGCTCACAGACTCTCAGGGACTGGCAGGTACAATAAGAATCATAATACAGCCACAGCCACTTGCCCAGCATTGCTCCAGGAGCTTTCTGTTTCTGGCCGTGCCTCGcgtgcgtcatgtgggatcttaattccccgaccagggatcaaacccacggcccctgcattggaagtgcagagtcttaaccactggaccgccagggaaggcaGCTCCAAGAACTCTtttcctttaatcctcaaaataattctGTGAGATTTGGGGCGATGGcttccattttacacataaaggaactgaggcctcgggaggttaagtaatttgctggGGCCAGCAGCCAGGGAGTGTAGCCTCTGTATGGCTCTAAAGCTCCTATCCTCACTGCCCCCTTTGACGGGTGTGGAGGGCGGGAGCAGGCTTCCCAGGCACGGGCTGTCACCTTGATCCCAGGGTGGCTTCAGGTGTATCTGGTCTCAGCTTATGAATAAAGAAAGTGACTTCAGGCTCTGGAAGCCTCTCCAGGATTGGGGTTCATGGTGACAGGTTCACAGACACAGCAGAGCTAGACGGGTGGATACCACAGAGAACGGCATGCAGACCACTGCTCGAATCACCACATAGAGGTTTCTAGAATGCAGAACTGAAACAGCCTTTCTAGAAGAACAAGAAGATATCCTCCCTACTAACtccttccccccttttttttttcctttagccaGGAGACTTGCTGTACTTTCCCAGAGGGACCGTTCATCAGGCGGACACTCCCTCAGGGCTGGCCCACTCCACGCACGTGACCATCAGCACCTACCAGAGCAGGTGAGCACTCACCTGCAGCCTCGCGTCCCCGACAGCTCCGAGCTGTGGCCACAGCGGCGTGTTCAGGAGACGTGAGGGAGTTAGCTGCTTCTCTCCTCCTTACCCGGCCCCAGGGTTTCCGGCTGACTTCCTGTTCCTTCAGCGTCC from Pseudorca crassidens isolate mPseCra1 chromosome 5, mPseCra1.hap1, whole genome shotgun sequence encodes the following:
- the RIOX2 gene encoding ribosomal oxygenase 2 isoform X3, translated to MPKKVKPAGDGKEEGPVPCKQVKLEAAGGPSPLNLDSPSGLFESLISPVKTETFFKEFWEQKPLLIQRDDPVLATYYRSLFRLSDLKSLCSRGMYYGRDVNVCRCVNGKKKVLNKDGKVHFLQLRKDFDQKRATIQFHQPQRFKDELWRIQEKLECYFGSLVGSNVYITPAGSQGLPPHYDDVEVFILQLEGEKHWRLYHPTVPLAREYSLEAEDRIGRPAHEFTLKPGDLLYFPRGTVHQADTPSGLAHSTHVTISTYQSSSWGDFLLDTISGLVFDTAKADVELRAGIPRQLLLQVETTAVATRKLSGFLRMLADRLEGTRELLSADMKKDFAMNRLPPYYVGDGAELSTPGGRLPGLDSTVRLQFRDHVVLTVGPDQDPSDETREKMVYIYHSLKNRRDTHMMGNEETESHGLRFPLSHIDALKQIWNSSAISVKDLKLTTDEEKQSLVLALWTECLIQVV
- the RIOX2 gene encoding ribosomal oxygenase 2 isoform X2; amino-acid sequence: MPKKVKPAGDGKEEGPVPCKQVKLEAAGGPSPLNLDSPSGLFESLISPVKTETFFKEFWEQKPLLIQRDDPVLATYYRSLFRLSDLKSLCSRGMYYGRDVNVCRCVNGKKKVLNKDGKVHFLQLRKDFDQKRATIQFHQPQRFKDELWRIQEKLECYFGSLVGSNVYITPAGSQGLPPHYDDVEVRGEETARLREDELLPARVFILQLEGEKHWRLYHPTVPLAREYSLEAEDRIGRPAHEFTLKPGDLLYFPRGTVHQADTPSGLAHSTHVTISTYQSSSWGDFLLDTISGLVFDTAKADVELRAGIPRQLLLVETTAVATRKLSGFLRMLADRLEGTRELLSADMKKDFAMNRLPPYYVGDGAELSTPGGRLPGLDSTVRLQFRDHVVLTVGPDQDPSDETREKMVYIYHSLKNRRDTHMMGNEETESHGLRFPLSHIDALKQIWNSSAISVKDLKLTTDEEKQSLVLALWTECLIQVV
- the RIOX2 gene encoding ribosomal oxygenase 2 isoform X1 — encoded protein: MPKKVKPAGDGKEEGPVPCKQVKLEAAGGPSPLNLDSPSGLFESLISPVKTETFFKEFWEQKPLLIQRDDPVLATYYRSLFRLSDLKSLCSRGMYYGRDVNVCRCVNGKKKVLNKDGKVHFLQLRKDFDQKRATIQFHQPQRFKDELWRIQEKLECYFGSLVGSNVYITPAGSQGLPPHYDDVEVRGEETARLREDELLPARVFILQLEGEKHWRLYHPTVPLAREYSLEAEDRIGRPAHEFTLKPGDLLYFPRGTVHQADTPSGLAHSTHVTISTYQSSSWGDFLLDTISGLVFDTAKADVELRAGIPRQLLLQVETTAVATRKLSGFLRMLADRLEGTRELLSADMKKDFAMNRLPPYYVGDGAELSTPGGRLPGLDSTVRLQFRDHVVLTVGPDQDPSDETREKMVYIYHSLKNRRDTHMMGNEETESHGLRFPLSHIDALKQIWNSSAISVKDLKLTTDEEKQSLVLALWTECLIQVV
- the RIOX2 gene encoding ribosomal oxygenase 2 isoform X4, encoding MPKKVKPAGDGKEEGPVPCKQVKLEAAGGPSPLNLDSPSGLFESLISPVKTETFFKEFWEQKPLLIQRDDPVLATYYRSLFRLSDLKSLCSRGMYYGRDVNVCRCVNGKKKVLNKDGKVHFLQLRKDFDQKRATIQFHQPQRFKDELWRIQEKLECYFGSLVGSNVYITPAGSQGLPPHYDDVEVFILQLEGEKHWRLYHPTVPLAREYSLEAEDRIGRPAHEFTLKPGDLLYFPRGTVHQADTPSGLAHSTHVTISTYQSSSWGDFLLDTISGLVFDTAKADVELRAGIPRQLLLVETTAVATRKLSGFLRMLADRLEGTRELLSADMKKDFAMNRLPPYYVGDGAELSTPGGRLPGLDSTVRLQFRDHVVLTVGPDQDPSDETREKMVYIYHSLKNRRDTHMMGNEETESHGLRFPLSHIDALKQIWNSSAISVKDLKLTTDEEKQSLVLALWTECLIQVV